A single Paenibacillus sp. FSL R5-0517 DNA region contains:
- the ruvX gene encoding Holliday junction resolvase RuvX, whose protein sequence is MKILGLDYGDRRIGVAASDAFGWTAQGLEVLERRRDEGEFARIAELVREHEISEIVVGLPKNMNGTVGPRGEICIAFADRLRDELNLPVHLWDERLTTMAAERTLIEADVSRKKRKQVVDKMAASLILQNYLDANSRR, encoded by the coding sequence ATGAAAATATTAGGTTTGGACTATGGGGACCGAAGAATCGGAGTTGCCGCGAGTGACGCCTTCGGTTGGACTGCCCAGGGATTGGAAGTACTTGAACGCCGCCGTGATGAAGGCGAGTTCGCTCGAATTGCCGAACTTGTGCGTGAGCATGAGATTAGTGAAATCGTAGTGGGACTTCCCAAAAACATGAACGGCACCGTAGGACCGCGCGGTGAGATATGCATTGCTTTTGCCGATCGGCTGCGGGATGAACTGAATTTACCTGTTCACCTTTGGGATGAACGGCTGACAACCATGGCAGCAGAACGTACGCTGATCGAAGCGGATGTCAGTCGGAAAAAACGCAAGCAAGTTGTGGACAAAATGGCCGCAAGCTTGATTTTGCAAAATTATTTGGACGCCAATAGTAGAAGGTGA
- a CDS encoding peptidase U32 family protein: MSKKHELLVTAANVKEAEVLLQAGADALVIGDDRFGMRLPGSFSVEETAEVVAIAAKHQARVYVSMTNLMSNELLKELPEYVQSLGRIGIDGVEFNDPSVLATMKEYAPHVKLHWNAEMTSTNYATANYWGTKGASRVVLARELNMDELTEMVPFLKVEAQVQVHGMTNIYHSKRSLVQSYMAHQGRPVEGHLGKERGLFLIEAERRDEKFPIYEDINGTHIMSSEDICILEDLHLLMEAGVHSFKIEGILKSLAYNEAVVRAYRTAIDSYVADADAYAFSEEWLDEVRELQDPERELSFGFFYKEQVY, encoded by the coding sequence ATGAGTAAGAAACATGAACTGCTCGTTACAGCAGCGAATGTGAAAGAGGCAGAAGTGCTGCTCCAGGCTGGAGCAGATGCTCTGGTCATTGGAGATGATCGATTCGGTATGCGTCTTCCAGGCAGCTTCAGCGTGGAGGAGACAGCAGAGGTGGTTGCCATTGCAGCCAAACATCAGGCGCGGGTGTATGTATCCATGACGAATCTGATGTCCAACGAGCTGTTGAAAGAATTGCCCGAATATGTTCAATCACTTGGCAGAATCGGTATTGACGGTGTGGAATTTAATGATCCATCCGTGCTGGCTACCATGAAGGAATATGCTCCACATGTGAAGCTGCATTGGAATGCGGAGATGACTTCGACGAACTATGCAACAGCTAACTATTGGGGGACCAAAGGAGCCAGTCGCGTTGTGCTTGCCCGTGAGTTGAATATGGACGAGTTGACGGAGATGGTTCCTTTTCTCAAGGTGGAAGCTCAGGTTCAGGTACATGGCATGACGAATATATATCACTCCAAGCGTAGCCTGGTGCAAAGTTATATGGCTCATCAAGGACGGCCAGTCGAGGGACACTTGGGTAAAGAACGTGGATTGTTCCTGATCGAGGCTGAACGCCGGGATGAGAAATTCCCGATCTATGAAGACATTAACGGCACACATATCATGAGTTCGGAGGATATATGCATCCTCGAAGATCTTCATCTGTTGATGGAGGCGGGTGTACACAGTTTCAAAATTGAAGGTATCCTAAAATCACTAGCCTACAATGAAGCTGTTGTACGTGCATATCGGACAGCGATTGACAGTTATGTTGCTGATGCTGACGCATATGCGTTCTCCGAAGAGTGGCTCGATGAGGTACGGGAGTTACAGGATCCTGAACGTGAATTGTCGTTTGGATTTTTCTATAAAGAACAAGTGTATTAA
- a CDS encoding U32 family peptidase, which produces METVAVQRKFSGKRNRLDKPELLAPAGNLEKLKFAIHYGADAVYIGGQAYGLRSNADNFSFEEMREGVEFAKKYGAKVFVATNIYAHNEDIEGIETYLQNLYNAGISAIIVADPAIIEVALRAVPGLEVHLSTQQSTLNWQAVKFWKDEGLPRVVLGRETSFEEIEEIKANVDIEIEAFIHGAMCSSYSGRCVLSNHFTDRDSNRGGCCQSCRWKYDLFEDAREDAVWVSEEDMQMKTPAPFKLGENQLPLFQEQDNSFSMGSKDLCMIGHIPELIDVGVDSFKIEGRMKSIHYVATVVNVYRQAIDAYMADPENYVLKPEWVEEMNKAANRPLNTGFFYDTPDHEDHIYEPEEKAVPFDFAGLVMGYDAETGMATIQQRNHFKPGQEIEFFGPGGHFFKQVVGEIQDEEGNVLDAARHPLQLVKMKVNQPVSYFDMMRKKK; this is translated from the coding sequence ATGGAAACAGTGGCGGTACAGCGGAAGTTCTCGGGTAAACGTAACCGTCTGGACAAACCGGAGCTGCTAGCTCCGGCGGGTAATCTGGAAAAACTGAAATTTGCAATCCATTACGGTGCAGATGCCGTATATATCGGTGGACAGGCCTATGGACTGCGTTCCAACGCGGACAACTTCAGCTTTGAAGAGATGCGTGAAGGTGTGGAGTTTGCCAAAAAGTATGGAGCCAAAGTGTTCGTAGCGACGAACATCTATGCACATAATGAGGATATTGAGGGTATTGAAACATACCTGCAAAATCTCTATAATGCTGGAATCTCTGCGATCATCGTAGCTGATCCGGCTATTATTGAAGTAGCCCTGCGTGCTGTGCCAGGTCTTGAGGTACATCTGAGTACGCAACAATCCACACTCAACTGGCAGGCTGTGAAGTTCTGGAAAGATGAAGGACTTCCACGGGTTGTTCTCGGACGTGAGACCAGTTTCGAAGAGATTGAAGAGATCAAGGCAAATGTGGATATTGAAATTGAAGCCTTTATTCACGGGGCAATGTGTTCCTCGTATTCCGGACGTTGCGTGCTCTCCAACCATTTTACGGATCGCGACTCCAACCGGGGCGGCTGTTGCCAGTCTTGCCGCTGGAAGTATGATTTGTTTGAGGATGCGAGAGAAGATGCAGTGTGGGTTAGCGAAGAGGACATGCAGATGAAGACACCTGCACCATTCAAACTGGGTGAGAACCAGCTTCCCCTGTTCCAGGAACAGGATAATTCATTCTCCATGGGATCAAAGGATCTGTGCATGATTGGCCATATTCCCGAGTTGATTGATGTGGGTGTGGACAGTTTCAAGATCGAAGGACGTATGAAATCGATTCACTACGTGGCAACCGTGGTTAACGTATATCGTCAAGCCATTGATGCCTATATGGCAGATCCGGAGAATTATGTTCTGAAACCTGAATGGGTTGAAGAAATGAACAAAGCGGCGAATCGCCCGCTGAATACCGGGTTTTTCTATGATACACCAGACCATGAAGATCATATCTATGAACCGGAAGAAAAAGCTGTACCTTTTGACTTCGCTGGATTGGTTATGGGGTATGATGCCGAAACAGGAATGGCAACCATTCAACAACGCAATCACTTCAAACCAGGACAGGAAATCGAATTTTTTGGTCCGGGAGGTCACTTTTTCAAACAGGTGGTTGGCGAAATACAGGATGAAGAAGGCAATGTTCTAGATGCTGCTCGTCACCCTTTACAGCTGGTTAAAATGAAAGTGAATCAGCCGGTTTCGTATTTTGACATGATGAGAAAAAAGAAGTAG
- a CDS encoding DUF1292 domain-containing protein, with translation MTEYSRKDLKWTDSLRLAFGAHVELEEENGKSQPYDLLAEFEVNGQQYAVLRSSLRPYDEVELLRVSPGSENQIMPELVTIDDDDEWENISELYDECTLPIDED, from the coding sequence ATGACGGAATATAGCCGCAAAGACCTGAAATGGACAGATTCACTGCGTCTGGCATTCGGTGCTCATGTTGAGCTCGAGGAAGAGAACGGTAAATCACAACCGTATGACTTGTTGGCTGAGTTCGAAGTGAACGGTCAGCAATATGCGGTGCTCCGCAGTTCGTTGCGACCTTATGACGAGGTTGAACTTCTGCGGGTATCACCTGGAAGTGAGAACCAGATCATGCCAGAGTTAGTTACGATCGACGATGATGATGAGTGGGAGAACATCTCAGAACTGTATGATGAATGTACACTCCCCATTGACGAAGATTAA
- a CDS encoding IreB family regulatory phosphoprotein: MDSMDKTVKFNVKGDEQEASSKEILLTVYDALVDKEYNPINQIVGYLISGDPAYIPRHNNARSLVRKKERDELIEELVRSYLANHR, from the coding sequence ATGGACTCCATGGATAAGACGGTTAAATTTAATGTGAAAGGTGACGAACAGGAAGCATCATCCAAAGAGATTCTTCTCACGGTATATGATGCACTGGTCGATAAGGAGTATAATCCGATCAACCAGATTGTTGGGTATCTGATTTCCGGAGACCCGGCATACATTCCTCGTCACAACAACGCACGTAGTCTGGTCCGTAAAAAGGAGCGCGATGAGCTGATTGAAGAGCTTGTACGTTCCTATCTGGCCAATCACCGGTAA
- a CDS encoding DUF1292 domain-containing protein — translation MAEDQLGMEEEAEIIYIADDEGNEEEFEVIMKFEVDGSEAKYMMVAPVEPEDGETDVYAFRYEEEGDDIKLFVIQDDAEWDIVEETFNTFLAEDDEEEAN, via the coding sequence ATGGCTGAAGATCAACTGGGTATGGAAGAAGAAGCGGAAATCATTTACATTGCGGATGACGAGGGTAATGAAGAGGAATTCGAAGTCATCATGAAGTTTGAAGTAGACGGTTCGGAGGCCAAGTATATGATGGTTGCTCCGGTTGAACCTGAAGATGGCGAAACGGATGTATATGCATTCCGTTATGAAGAAGAGGGCGACGATATCAAACTTTTCGTTATCCAAGATGATGCCGAGTGGGATATCGTCGAGGAGACGTTTAATACATTTCTTGCTGAAGATGATGAAGAGGAAGCGAACTAA
- the mltG gene encoding endolytic transglycosylase MltG translates to MKGKAIVVILLIIVVLAGGAGVYVWSMMRPVEASTEPIVFEIKSGSGTSKIADQLQEEGLIRSGLTFKGYLKWKKLGSNFMAGTYSMNPGVTYDEIVSKLSSGEVVPEEMVKFTIPEGYNVLQMAGKLSYEHVLDRDEFIKLANDPSAFDVDILKDIPVDEELRYVLEGYLFPETYELKKGSSTHDVMQRMLEEFQTKINSIPDLEAKLQEKNLSLHELLTIASLVEKEVVVDEERALVAGVIYNRINQDMKLEIDATVQYLLDRPKERLYYKDLKVKSPYNTYLNKGLPPGPIASPSLPSIEAALNPEASEYLFYVTKKDGSSGHLFAKTYKEHQQNIAKSKAAQ, encoded by the coding sequence TTGAAAGGGAAAGCAATAGTAGTCATACTGCTTATCATTGTAGTTCTTGCCGGAGGCGCAGGTGTTTACGTATGGAGTATGATGCGTCCTGTGGAAGCTTCTACAGAACCGATCGTATTCGAGATTAAGAGCGGATCGGGAACTTCAAAAATCGCGGATCAGCTTCAAGAAGAAGGCCTCATTCGAAGCGGGTTAACCTTTAAAGGGTATTTAAAGTGGAAAAAACTAGGATCTAATTTCATGGCGGGTACATATTCTATGAATCCTGGCGTGACATATGATGAGATTGTTAGCAAGCTGAGTAGTGGTGAAGTGGTACCGGAGGAAATGGTGAAATTCACGATTCCAGAGGGTTATAATGTTCTGCAAATGGCGGGCAAGCTTTCTTATGAGCATGTTCTCGATCGGGATGAATTCATCAAGCTGGCCAATGATCCTTCGGCCTTCGATGTAGATATTCTCAAAGATATTCCAGTGGATGAAGAACTTCGCTACGTATTGGAAGGGTATCTCTTCCCGGAGACCTACGAGCTGAAAAAGGGAAGTTCCACGCATGATGTGATGCAACGTATGCTGGAAGAATTCCAGACCAAGATCAATTCTATCCCGGATTTGGAAGCTAAGCTCCAAGAGAAGAATCTTTCCCTGCACGAGCTGCTGACCATTGCGTCACTGGTGGAGAAAGAAGTTGTAGTGGATGAGGAACGTGCACTGGTTGCAGGGGTAATCTACAATCGGATCAATCAGGATATGAAGCTGGAAATTGATGCTACCGTGCAATATCTGCTCGACAGGCCAAAGGAGCGATTGTATTACAAGGATCTGAAGGTGAAAAGTCCTTATAATACGTATCTGAATAAAGGCCTGCCGCCTGGTCCAATTGCCAGTCCAAGTCTTCCGTCCATTGAAGCAGCACTAAATCCGGAAGCATCGGAGTATCTGTTCTATGTGACCAAAAAGGACGGCTCGTCTGGACATCTATTTGCCAAAACGTATAAGGAACACCAGCAAAATATAGCCAAAAGTAAGGCTGCGCAATAA
- the alaS gene encoding alanine--tRNA ligase, which translates to MKASEIRSKWIEFFASKGHKIEPSASLVPHNDPSLLWINAGMAPLKPYFDGREKPENPRLANSQKCIRTNDIENVGKTRRHHTFFEMLGNFSIGDYFKEETVTWAWEFLTSKEWIGFDPERLSVTVYPEDEEAFKLWNEKVGLPAERIIKLDENFWDIGEGPCGPCTEIFYDRGEAYGNDMSDPEMYPGGENERYLEVWNLVFSQFNHNKDGSYTPLPNKNIDTGAGLERFASILQNVDSNFDTDLFQPMIQRTAALAGVKYNDSVEIDVALKVIADHIRTVAFAVGDGVLPSNEGRGYVIRRLLRRAVRYGKVLGLDRPFLYELTTTVGEVMGMYYPEVVDKQEFIAKVIKTEEERFHETLTDGLAILADISGTAKSEGRTVISGPEAFKLYDTYGFPFDLTEDYAAEHGLTVDREGFDASMQKQRELGRAGRQESESMKVQGGPLAELEVKSEFVGYIDLLTETKVVAIVAGDALVETVGEGQTCQVVLDKTPFYAESGGQVSDQGLLRGAGVTAKVQGLFKAPLGQHVHLVTVESGELRVGDVINAEVDAAKRGDIIKNHTATHLLHKALKDVLGTHVNQAGSLVEPQRLRFDFSHFGSITPEELTEIERQVNEQIWNRLNVNIELKAIDEAKEMGAMALFGEKYGDIVRVVQVGDYSLELCGGCHVNNTSEIGIFKLVSESGIGSGVRRIEAVTGRGAYLYVESQLELLKQSAALLKANVADVPKRIEGLNLQLKEAARETESLQSKLSAMEAGQLTDQVVQAGNTQLLAARVDAPNMDALRTVADELKVKLPNAVLVLGAPADGKVNFVVAVPAEQVKQGLHAGKIVKEVAAVCGGGGGGRPDMAQAGGKDATKLDEALKLAVSLVSGHTA; encoded by the coding sequence ATGAAAGCCAGTGAAATCCGGTCCAAATGGATAGAATTTTTTGCAAGTAAAGGTCACAAAATCGAGCCGAGCGCATCGCTCGTGCCTCACAACGATCCTTCCCTTCTGTGGATCAATGCAGGTATGGCACCGCTCAAGCCTTATTTTGACGGACGTGAGAAGCCGGAGAACCCGCGTCTTGCGAACTCCCAGAAGTGTATCCGTACCAATGATATCGAGAATGTCGGCAAAACGCGTCGTCACCATACGTTCTTCGAGATGCTCGGTAACTTCTCTATTGGAGATTACTTCAAGGAAGAGACCGTAACATGGGCGTGGGAGTTCCTGACCAGCAAAGAGTGGATCGGTTTCGATCCGGAGCGCCTGTCCGTAACGGTATATCCGGAAGATGAGGAAGCATTCAAACTGTGGAACGAAAAAGTGGGACTGCCTGCTGAGCGTATCATTAAATTGGATGAAAACTTCTGGGATATCGGCGAAGGTCCATGTGGTCCTTGTACCGAGATCTTCTATGACCGCGGCGAAGCTTACGGAAACGACATGAGTGATCCTGAAATGTATCCAGGTGGGGAAAACGAACGTTATCTGGAAGTATGGAACCTGGTATTCTCCCAGTTCAACCATAACAAGGACGGCAGCTACACACCGCTTCCTAACAAAAATATTGATACAGGTGCAGGTTTGGAGCGTTTTGCTTCCATTCTGCAAAATGTGGATTCCAACTTTGACACAGACCTGTTCCAACCGATGATTCAAAGAACAGCCGCTCTTGCGGGTGTGAAATATAACGACAGTGTCGAAATCGATGTTGCACTGAAAGTCATTGCCGATCATATTCGTACCGTTGCCTTTGCAGTAGGTGATGGCGTGCTGCCAAGTAATGAAGGACGTGGATATGTCATCCGCCGCCTGCTCCGTCGTGCGGTTCGTTATGGAAAAGTGCTTGGACTCGACCGTCCATTCCTGTATGAACTGACTACAACGGTTGGTGAAGTGATGGGCATGTACTACCCTGAGGTCGTAGACAAACAAGAGTTTATCGCCAAAGTGATTAAAACGGAAGAAGAGCGCTTCCACGAAACACTAACAGATGGTCTGGCGATTCTGGCTGATATTAGCGGTACTGCCAAATCCGAAGGACGCACGGTTATTAGCGGACCTGAAGCTTTTAAACTGTATGATACGTACGGTTTCCCGTTTGACCTGACAGAAGATTATGCTGCAGAGCATGGTCTGACTGTGGACCGTGAAGGTTTTGATGCTTCCATGCAGAAGCAACGTGAGCTTGGACGTGCTGGGCGTCAAGAGAGTGAGAGCATGAAAGTTCAAGGTGGACCACTTGCTGAGCTGGAGGTTAAAAGCGAGTTTGTTGGTTATATTGACCTGTTGACGGAAACAAAAGTGGTAGCCATCGTCGCTGGTGACGCCCTTGTTGAAACCGTAGGCGAAGGACAAACGTGTCAGGTTGTTTTGGACAAGACTCCGTTCTACGCGGAAAGTGGCGGTCAAGTGAGTGATCAGGGCTTGTTGCGCGGTGCTGGTGTAACAGCGAAAGTACAAGGCTTGTTCAAAGCTCCACTAGGACAACACGTACATCTGGTAACGGTGGAGTCCGGTGAACTGCGTGTAGGTGATGTGATTAACGCTGAAGTGGATGCAGCCAAACGTGGCGACATTATCAAAAACCATACGGCGACCCACTTGCTGCACAAGGCACTCAAAGATGTGCTCGGCACACACGTAAACCAGGCAGGATCGCTCGTAGAGCCACAGCGTCTGCGGTTTGACTTCTCTCACTTCGGCAGCATTACGCCGGAAGAGTTGACTGAGATTGAGCGTCAGGTGAACGAACAGATCTGGAATCGTCTGAATGTGAACATCGAACTGAAAGCTATTGATGAAGCCAAAGAGATGGGTGCGATGGCCCTGTTTGGCGAAAAATATGGAGATATTGTACGTGTTGTTCAAGTCGGAGACTACAGTTTGGAACTTTGTGGCGGCTGTCACGTAAATAATACTTCAGAGATTGGAATCTTCAAATTGGTAAGCGAGAGCGGAATCGGCTCCGGCGTTCGTCGGATCGAAGCTGTAACTGGCCGTGGCGCATATCTGTATGTGGAAAGCCAGTTGGAACTGCTCAAGCAATCAGCAGCACTGCTCAAAGCAAATGTGGCTGATGTACCTAAACGGATTGAAGGTCTGAATCTTCAACTGAAAGAAGCTGCAAGAGAGACGGAATCCCTGCAAAGCAAGCTGAGTGCCATGGAAGCTGGTCAACTGACCGATCAAGTGGTACAAGCAGGAAATACTCAATTGCTGGCAGCACGCGTAGATGCTCCGAACATGGATGCACTGCGTACAGTGGCAGATGAGCTGAAAGTAAAATTGCCTAATGCAGTACTCGTATTGGGTGCTCCGGCGGATGGTAAAGTGAATTTTGTTGTAGCGGTACCTGCTGAACAAGTAAAACAAGGATTGCACGCAGGTAAAATCGTCAAAGAAGTCGCAGCAGTATGCGGCGGCGGTGGCGGTGGACGTCCAGATATGGCACAAGCCGGAGGCAAGGATGCTACCAAGCTGGATGAAGCGCTGAAACTGGCGGTTTCATTGGTTAGCGGGCATACTGCATAA